The stretch of DNA TGGTTCTACGCAGGCGTCATGGACCGCGCGCTCGTGCTGACGATCGACAAGGCCTATTTCGCGCTGACAGGCGGCCTGGAGCGTTGGCTCTACCGGCTCGTGCGCAAGCATGGGGGCGCCAGAGCGGCGGATGGAGCTTCGATGTCGCGCACCTCCACCTCAAATCCGGGGCCCTCTCGCCTCGCAAGCGCTTCGCCTTCGAACTTCGTGAGATTGTCCGGCGCCAACCGTTGCCCGGTTACACGCTGGCGATGGAGCGGGCGTTCGGGCGCGAGCGTCTGCAGTTCACGCCGCAGCCCGCCGATACCCTTGCCGCCGCCATGCGCCGTGTGCGCCTCAAGCCCTGTGGATAACTATCATGTCACTCGTCCAATCAGGAACCCATCCATTCGTCCGATCAGGAACCTGGACCTCGTCCGATCGGGAACCGGGATCATGCGTAAGGGACTGCCAATGCTTGGAATATTGGTGCCCTTCTAACGATGCTAATAGAAAGGAATCCTTCGGATTCCTGCTAACGGCTCCGAGCGGGAGCGCATACGGAGCGCGCAAGGCGTATGTTCTGTCGCTCGCCCAGGCGGAGCAGGGCACGTGAACGCGGGCTCCCTGTTCGGGGCACCGCGGCGCGCGCTAACCGACGTCGAGCTCGTGTGGATCGAAAAGCGCCTCGAGCACTGGATCCGCTTCGGCCGGATCGCTCACGAGCGCATTCTCACACGCCGGACGCGGGTCGTCTCGTTTCGCCCGGACGCCGTTTTCGCGTTCGTGCGCTGGTCGGCCAACGACTGGGGCACGGTGCATTCGCGTATCGATGTCCTGCGTGCGGTCGGTCGCGGGGAGGCATACACCAGCGTGCCATTCGTGCGTCCGGGCGGCGAGGTGCTGCTCTCGGTGCAGGGCTGGCCGAAGGTGTCGCAGGTCCTTGCCCAGATCGATGCGATCGAGGCCCAGGCGCTCGACCCTTGCGAAACGGCGCCCGAGCACTGGCTGCATCTCGGCAATCGGATTGCCGCCGGGCAGCCTGCCCGCGCCTATACGCCGCTTCGCCACGCCGCCTGGCTCAAGCGCAAGGCAACCGGTCAGTGAGCCGGCTCGGCTACATCGTCGTCACGCTGGTATGTGCCGAACTGTTCGCCGGGCTCTACCTGGCTGTCCTGCTCGTGCAGCCCAGACCCATGCTTGTCTGGAATGCCACAGCCAGTGCGCCGATCGGCCTTTATCGCCTGTCCGATGGGCAATACAGCGCGGTGATCTTGTCGTTCTTCGCGCGCCCGAAAGGCTGGCAGGACTGATGGCACGGCGCCGATATCTGCCCCGTTCGGTACCGCTGCTGAAACGGATCGCTGCACTTGGCGACGACAAGGTCTGCCGGTTTGGTGACGCCATCACCATCAATGGCCGGACCGCTGCGCGCGCCCTTGCCCGCGACAGCCACCACCGTGCCCTGCCGGCCTGGCAGGGGTGTCATCGGCTCGGAGCAGACGAAGTCTTCGTTCTGAACGCTGCCCCGGACAGCTTCGATAGCCGCTATTTCGGAGCCGTGCCGCGCGCCAGTGTCATCGCGCGCGCCATACCGCTCCTGACGCGTCGCCGACCGGGCGAGGCGCTTCACTGGCGCGGCATCGGCGCCAGCCCGGCTACGGCCCCGGACACTGAAGCGGCCGACGCAGCAGCTATCGGCATGCGGCAGACCAGGCGGTCGGTCTCCTCCTCTTCCCTGCCTTTCACGAAAGGATAGACATCATGCGGATTGGTACTTTCACGCCCGGTAACAAGGCGTTTGCGGGTCGGTTGCAGACCCTGACGCTGGACCTGGCACTGCGCATTGTCGTGCTGGAGGGCGGGACCTCAGCGGCGGCGCCGGACTGGCGGATCCTGGCAGGCGAAGGGCGCGACGAAGTCGAGGTCGGCGTCGCCTGGAACAATACAAGCGCGGCCG from Novosphingobium sp. 9 encodes:
- a CDS encoding DUF736 domain-containing protein, whose product is MRIGTFTPGNKAFAGRLQTLTLDLALRIVVLEGGTSAAAPDWRILAGEGRDEVEVGVAWNNTSAAGVAFLAVQLQCPALPRPIRARLLPPRDGNGDHVLHWSPRARGKESS
- a CDS encoding S26 family signal peptidase codes for the protein MARRRYLPRSVPLLKRIAALGDDKVCRFGDAITINGRTAARALARDSHHRALPAWQGCHRLGADEVFVLNAAPDSFDSRYFGAVPRASVIARAIPLLTRRRPGEALHWRGIGASPATAPDTEAADAAAIGMRQTRRSVSSSSLPFTKG
- a CDS encoding DUF2840 domain-containing protein, which produces MNAGSLFGAPRRALTDVELVWIEKRLEHWIRFGRIAHERILTRRTRVVSFRPDAVFAFVRWSANDWGTVHSRIDVLRAVGRGEAYTSVPFVRPGGEVLLSVQGWPKVSQVLAQIDAIEAQALDPCETAPEHWLHLGNRIAAGQPARAYTPLRHAAWLKRKATGQ